The Leptospirales bacterium genome has a window encoding:
- the icd gene encoding NADP-dependent isocitrate dehydrogenase: protein MAFEHIKAPSSGEKISIQNGKLQVPDQPVIPFIEGDGTGPDIWRASVRVLDAAVEKAYGGKRKIHWFEVYAGEKSFNKFKDTYPSDLGKAWLPDDTIKAFQDYLVGIKGPLTTPVGGGIRSLNVALRQILDLYVCLRPVRWFQGVPSPVKQPELIDMVIFRENTEDIYAGIEFQEGTADARKFIEWFAQTFPAMHKKIRFPGSAGIGIKPVSREGTERLVQAAIDYAIANDRKSVTLVHKGNIMKFTEGGFRDWGYGLAKSAYKGELVDGGPWTKIKTGGKEIMVKDVIADAFLQQILTRPAEYDVIATLNLNGDYISDALAAQVGGIGIAPGGNINYKTGHAIFEATHGTAPKYADQDKVNPGSVILSGEMMLRYMGWVEAADRLIGAMDKAITQKTVTYDFARLMPGAKEVKCSEFGDALIKNM, encoded by the coding sequence ATGGCATTCGAACACATTAAGGCGCCGTCCAGCGGCGAAAAAATCTCGATTCAGAACGGAAAGCTTCAGGTTCCAGACCAGCCGGTGATTCCATTCATCGAAGGCGACGGCACGGGACCTGATATCTGGCGCGCCTCTGTGCGAGTGCTGGATGCAGCTGTCGAGAAGGCATATGGCGGAAAACGAAAGATCCACTGGTTTGAGGTATATGCCGGCGAGAAATCCTTTAACAAGTTCAAAGATACCTATCCCTCCGATCTCGGCAAGGCCTGGCTGCCCGACGATACCATCAAAGCCTTCCAGGATTACCTGGTGGGTATCAAGGGTCCTTTGACCACGCCGGTTGGCGGCGGAATTCGCAGTCTCAACGTCGCATTGCGACAGATACTGGACCTCTATGTTTGCCTCCGCCCGGTTCGCTGGTTTCAAGGGGTGCCCAGTCCAGTGAAGCAGCCGGAGTTGATTGATATGGTGATCTTTCGCGAGAACACCGAGGACATTTATGCCGGCATTGAATTCCAGGAAGGTACGGCGGACGCCAGGAAGTTCATCGAATGGTTTGCACAGACTTTCCCCGCCATGCACAAGAAGATTCGTTTTCCGGGAAGCGCTGGCATTGGCATCAAGCCAGTCAGTCGCGAAGGAACGGAGCGCCTGGTTCAGGCGGCCATCGACTACGCCATCGCCAATGATCGCAAATCAGTAACCCTGGTGCACAAAGGCAATATCATGAAGTTCACCGAAGGCGGCTTCCGTGATTGGGGCTACGGGCTGGCTAAAAGCGCTTACAAAGGCGAACTGGTCGACGGCGGGCCGTGGACAAAAATCAAGACCGGCGGAAAGGAGATCATGGTCAAGGATGTGATCGCAGACGCTTTCCTGCAGCAGATTCTAACGCGTCCGGCCGAATACGATGTGATCGCAACGCTCAACCTGAACGGCGACTATATCTCCGACGCCCTGGCGGCGCAGGTCGGCGGAATCGGGATAGCGCCAGGCGGGAACATCAACTACAAAACGGGGCATGCGATCTTCGAAGCCACACACGGAACGGCGCCGAAGTATGCCGACCAGGACAAGGTGAATCCGGGTTCAGTCATTCTATCCGGAGAAATGATGCTTCGCTATATGGGCTGGGTTGAGGCCGCGGATCGATTGATTGGAGCAATGGATAAAGCGATCACGCAAAAGACAGTAACCTACGACTTTGCTCGTTTGATGCCAGGCGCAAAAGAAGTGAAGTGCTCCGAATTTGGCGACGCGCTGATCAAGAACATGTAA
- a CDS encoding macro domain-containing protein, protein MGRSLGARTIAFPAISTGAYGFPPGSCNLHCDRSRP, encoded by the coding sequence TTGGGGCGCAGTCTGGGGGCGCGCACCATTGCCTTTCCGGCAATTTCCACCGGCGCCTACGGCTTCCCCCCTGGAAGCTGCAACCTCCATTGCGATCGCAGCCGTCCGTAA
- a CDS encoding aspartate kinase: MALIVQKYGGTSVMDAERIKNVASRIKRYHDDGDDVVVVVSAMGHTTDRLIELAASVTASPSRREMDMLLSTGEQVSIALVAMALEAIGVPAISFTGGQVRIRTDAQHSTARITDIDTTRLQQELLLRKVCIVAGFQGVDDQHTIYTLGRGGSDTSAVALAVALKARECEIYTDVDGVYTTDPNKVASARKIERLAYEEMLELARLGAGVLHSRSVELASKFGVVIHVRSSFNNSSGTLVVPEDQVMEQVVVRGVTLKSDEARISVEDIPDRPGLAADLFARLADSSVNVDMIVQSAGYDNLNSISFTAGQSQLNLARETVHAFCAENGGSVSVEEKIAIVSAVGVGMQSHSGVAATMFQALARIGANIEMISTSEIKLSVVVKPEQGRAALQAVHDAFQLGARAG; the protein is encoded by the coding sequence ATGGCGCTGATTGTGCAAAAGTACGGCGGAACCTCGGTGATGGACGCCGAGCGCATCAAGAATGTGGCCAGTCGTATCAAACGATACCACGATGACGGCGACGATGTTGTCGTAGTTGTATCGGCGATGGGTCATACGACCGACCGCCTGATTGAGCTGGCGGCGTCGGTCACTGCGTCGCCCAGTCGCCGCGAGATGGATATGCTCCTGTCCACAGGGGAGCAGGTGTCCATTGCGCTGGTGGCCATGGCCCTGGAAGCCATTGGCGTTCCGGCCATCTCCTTTACGGGCGGTCAGGTGCGCATCCGAACGGACGCCCAGCACAGCACCGCGCGCATCACGGACATCGATACCACTCGACTGCAGCAAGAACTGCTGCTGCGCAAGGTATGCATTGTTGCCGGCTTTCAAGGGGTCGACGATCAGCATACGATCTATACGCTGGGTCGCGGGGGCAGCGATACCAGCGCCGTGGCTCTGGCCGTCGCTTTGAAGGCCAGAGAATGCGAAATCTATACGGATGTCGATGGCGTCTATACCACCGATCCGAACAAGGTAGCATCAGCGCGCAAAATCGAGCGCCTTGCGTATGAAGAAATGCTGGAACTGGCGCGACTGGGCGCCGGCGTCCTGCACAGTCGTAGCGTGGAACTTGCTTCTAAATTTGGCGTGGTGATCCACGTGCGTTCCAGCTTCAACAATTCCAGCGGCACGCTGGTCGTCCCGGAGGATCAAGTCATGGAACAGGTTGTAGTCCGCGGGGTTACGCTGAAGAGCGACGAGGCCCGTATCTCAGTGGAGGATATTCCCGATCGGCCGGGTCTGGCCGCCGATCTTTTTGCTCGCCTGGCGGATAGCAGCGTCAATGTCGATATGATTGTACAGAGTGCAGGCTACGACAATCTGAACTCGATCTCTTTCACCGCCGGTCAGTCACAGCTCAATCTGGCGCGCGAGACAGTTCATGCCTTCTGCGCTGAGAACGGCGGCTCCGTGTCCGTGGAAGAAAAGATTGCCATTGTCAGCGCCGTCGGCGTTGGAATGCAATCGCACAGCGGCGTGGCAGCGACCATGTTCCAGGCGTTGGCGCGCATCGGCGCAAATATCGAAATGATTTCGACGTCAGAAATCAAGCTGTCGGTGGTTGTGAAACCGGAGCAGGGTCGCGCCGCTTTGCAGGCTGTGCACGACGCCTTTCAACTGGGCGCCCGGGCGGGCTGA
- the murI gene encoding glutamate racemase — MADPRPIGVFDSGLGGLTVLTELVRALPAESYIYLGDTARLPYGAKSSRTIQRYSQEVAARLLEQNIKLLVIACNTASAHAESLLRSELAIPVLGVIQPGVDALLAASLHNRVGVIGTRSTIKSGVYEQRIRARKPEAQIFSKACPLFVPLVEEGWIEKRITQLVIEEYLSEMVREEVDAVALGCTHYPLLKKAIHNVYPALRLVDSSEEIARQAASLLASTPGLAAGTNSRPQVRIELTDLTEQMNDLERLLSGLPVSSVEEIQLSAAAPH; from the coding sequence GTGGCGGATCCGCGGCCAATCGGCGTTTTTGACTCTGGCCTTGGCGGTCTGACAGTCCTGACCGAGCTGGTGCGCGCGCTTCCGGCGGAATCCTACATTTATCTGGGCGACACGGCGCGTCTGCCCTATGGCGCCAAGTCCTCGCGAACGATTCAGCGTTACAGCCAGGAAGTTGCGGCGCGTTTGCTGGAACAGAATATCAAACTGTTGGTGATTGCCTGCAATACCGCGTCCGCTCACGCCGAGTCCTTACTGCGCAGCGAACTTGCCATTCCTGTTCTGGGCGTGATCCAGCCCGGGGTGGACGCTTTGCTGGCGGCCAGCCTGCACAATCGTGTTGGAGTGATCGGAACGCGCTCTACCATCAAGTCCGGCGTCTATGAACAGCGCATTCGCGCCCGCAAACCAGAGGCGCAGATTTTCAGCAAGGCCTGTCCGCTTTTTGTGCCGCTGGTAGAGGAGGGCTGGATCGAAAAGCGCATCACACAGCTGGTCATCGAAGAGTATCTGTCTGAAATGGTGCGCGAAGAGGTGGACGCCGTAGCCCTTGGCTGCACCCACTATCCGCTGCTGAAAAAGGCAATCCACAACGTGTATCCAGCGCTGCGTCTGGTGGACTCCAGCGAAGAAATCGCGCGCCAGGCTGCATCCTTGCTGGCAAGTACTCCCGGCCTGGCAGCCGGCACAAACTCCAGACCTCAGGTGCGCATCGAGTTGACTGATTTGACCGAGCAGATGAATGATCTGGAACGACTACTTTCCGGCTTACCTGTAAGCTCAGTAGAAGAAATCCAGTTGTCCGCCGCAGCGCCGCATTGA
- a CDS encoding 2-hydroxyacid dehydrogenase, giving the protein MRLALFGARHYDRESFEIANQGFAHSISYLEPRLDADTAPLAAGYDAVCSFVNDRLDQRALEKLKEIGVRIIALRCAGFNHVDLAAAARLGLPVVRVPAYSPHAVAEHAAALLLSLNRRIHRSHARVREGNFSLDGLVGFDLYGKTIAVLGTGNIGATAARIFRGFGCQILAYDAYPDQALSAAGILSYVSLDEALRAADVISLHLPLSPETRHILDADAFARMKPGALVINTGRGALIDSRALVVALKGGRVGGAGLDVYEEEEGLFFRDMSNQVIQDDVLARLLTFPNVIITAHQAFLTREALGAIAATSLQSLADFEAGRPLQHQAPAPAG; this is encoded by the coding sequence ATGCGTTTGGCACTCTTTGGCGCGCGTCACTACGATCGTGAATCCTTTGAAATCGCAAATCAAGGCTTTGCACATTCCATCAGTTATCTGGAACCAAGGCTCGACGCAGATACTGCGCCGCTGGCTGCGGGCTATGACGCAGTCTGTTCTTTTGTCAACGATCGCCTTGATCAGCGTGCGCTGGAAAAACTCAAAGAGATTGGCGTTCGCATTATAGCCTTGCGCTGTGCCGGATTCAACCATGTAGATCTGGCTGCCGCTGCCCGTCTCGGCCTGCCAGTGGTTCGCGTCCCTGCCTATTCGCCGCATGCTGTGGCCGAGCACGCGGCGGCTCTCTTGCTTTCGCTGAATCGCCGCATCCACCGCTCGCATGCTCGAGTGCGCGAAGGCAACTTCTCGCTCGATGGATTGGTAGGATTCGACCTCTATGGTAAGACCATTGCCGTACTGGGAACTGGCAATATCGGGGCTACGGCGGCCCGTATTTTCCGGGGATTTGGCTGCCAGATTCTGGCTTACGATGCCTATCCAGACCAGGCGCTGAGCGCCGCCGGCATCCTCAGCTACGTTTCCCTGGATGAGGCGCTGCGCGCCGCGGACGTGATTTCGCTTCACCTGCCGCTTAGCCCGGAGACCCGTCACATTCTTGATGCGGATGCGTTTGCCAGGATGAAGCCGGGTGCGCTGGTGATCAACACCGGTCGCGGAGCGCTGATTGACAGTCGGGCCCTGGTAGTCGCCTTAAAGGGCGGTCGCGTCGGAGGCGCGGGCCTGGATGTATATGAAGAGGAGGAGGGACTCTTCTTCCGCGACATGTCCAATCAGGTAATTCAAGACGATGTTCTGGCGCGCTTGCTGACTTTTCCCAATGTGATCATTACCGCTCATCAGGCTTTTTTGACACGCGAGGCTCTGGGTGCAATTGCCGCCACCAGCCTGCAAAGCCTGGCGGATTTTGAAGCAGGTCGTCCCCTTCAGCATCAAGCGCCGGCGCCCGCCGGCTAA
- a CDS encoding FecR family protein codes for MLFSQRIPIAAMLAAVLASACLSCARNSGPAGLLSQVFGQVRLTRGAETAPAQAGAQLQANDAIETGPASGCEIVLHTGARLRLGPGARLQTLSDASKNASRLQLDRGAVSAEIARLSAGSDFSLRTPTTIAAVRGTRFLMRESSAGTLTALFDGKLLVADPGGRSIALDGPSELRLAQGDSLDGMQPSPLSAEAKALMESLATFPPIHAAPAPAAPPIPDRSAAGLEAPTPP; via the coding sequence ATGCTTTTTTCGCAAAGAATTCCAATCGCGGCGATGCTGGCCGCCGTGCTGGCTTCGGCGTGCCTGTCCTGCGCACGCAACAGCGGCCCCGCCGGGCTCCTCTCGCAGGTGTTCGGACAGGTACGATTGACGCGCGGCGCTGAGACCGCACCGGCGCAGGCCGGCGCCCAGCTGCAGGCCAATGACGCCATCGAAACCGGACCGGCTTCGGGATGTGAGATTGTGCTGCATACCGGGGCCCGCCTGCGTCTGGGACCCGGCGCCCGGCTGCAGACTCTCAGCGACGCCAGTAAGAATGCCAGCAGGCTGCAGCTGGATCGGGGCGCCGTTTCGGCAGAGATCGCTCGCCTATCGGCAGGCAGCGATTTTTCGCTGCGGACCCCGACAACCATTGCCGCAGTACGTGGAACGCGGTTCTTGATGCGCGAATCATCCGCGGGGACCCTGACCGCTTTGTTTGATGGCAAGCTGCTTGTTGCCGATCCAGGCGGACGAAGTATTGCGCTCGATGGGCCCTCCGAGCTTCGGCTGGCGCAGGGCGACAGTCTGGATGGAATGCAGCCGTCGCCCTTGAGCGCGGAAGCGAAGGCCTTGATGGAATCCCTGGCTACTTTCCCGCCCATCCATGCCGCGCCAGCGCCGGCGGCGCCGCCCATTCCAGACCGTTCCGCTGCCGGACTGGAAGCGCCCACGCCCCCCTAG